CCCAGCGGCCTTCCGGCCTCTCTCGCACCGGTCGTGGGCCGGGCCGGCCTGCTGGACGCACGTGACCTCCGTGACAGGGAAGGGCGCGTACAACCGGTGAGGCCCCGGTGAGGCCGGATCGCCGCCCCGTCCTGGCGACCGCCCATCCAATCCCGCTGCCCCAGAAAGGAGTTGAAATGACGCTCTTTGGTGACCTTCAGCACCACGCCATCGCTGACCTGCTCAAGGTCCTCAAAGCCCAGAACGGCACCCTGTACTTCCACCAGGCCTACCAGGGCCGCACCCTCGAACTCACCCTCACGGCCGGCAGCCTCCGGGCGCTGTACATCGACGGGTTTCCGGTCCGTGACGAACGCGAAGCGCGAACGGTCCTCAGCCAGCTGCCCGCCCGCGGCGCCTTTGAATTTCAGAAACAGGCCGCCGGGGCCCCCGACCCGGGCTTTTACACCGTGAACCTCCAGGCCCTGATGGCAAGCCCGGCGCAGGCCGTGCCCGCCGAGCAGCTCCCCCATCCGGACACGCGGTTCCGGGCGAGCGCAGCGTCCGGGCCGGTCCCCGAGGGCCTGCGCGGCGACTGGCAGGTGCTCGGCCCTCACGTCCAGCAAGGCCGCAGCGCCGCCGAACTGTCCCCGCTGACTGGCCGGACTGTGCCGGACCTGCAACGCACCCTGCACCATCTGCGCGCCGCCGGGCTGATCGTCCCGCACCGGGCGGCTCCGCCTTCCGCGGCCACACCGGCCCAGGCCGGGCCGGCGGCTCCGCCCCTCGTGCAGCGGCTGCTGGGCGCCCTGCGCCGGCTTGGAAGGAGGGCCTGACATGCACAGCGCGCCCCTGAAACTCGTGATTTCCGGCCCGGTCGGGGCGGGAAAAACCACCCTCGTCCAGACCCTCTCACAGACGCCCGTGATCGCCACCGAGGCCGAGGCCAGCGAGGACATCGGGAAGTCGAACACCACCGTGGCGTTCGACTTCGGCACCCTCCACCTGGGGGGGCATGACGTGCACCTGTACGGCACGCCCGGCCAGGACCGCTTCAGCTTCATGTGGGAGGTGCTGTGCGAGGGCGCGCTCGGCCTGATCCTGCTGGTCGCCGGTGACCGGCCCCAGGATTTCCTGCACGCCCGCAACATTCTCGAGTTCATCACCAGCCGCCTCCCGGTGCCGTTCCTGGTCGGCGTGACCCGCCAGGATCAGCCGCGCGCCTGGGCGCCGGCCGACGTCGCCCTGTACTTCGACCTGCCGGCCGTACAGGTGGCCGGCCTGAACGCCACGAACGCCGACGAGGCCCGTGACCTGCTCGCCCAGCTGCTGGAGCTCAGCCTCCACGCCAGCGCCCCCCTCCCTGAAAGGACGTTGCCATGACTGCCACCCTCAGCAAACAAGACCGCCTGAATGCCACCCTCACCACCCTCCGCGCCGCCCTGCCCGAACTGCGCGGCGTGCTGGTCGCCACTGTGGACGGCCTGCCCATCGCCAAGTCCATGGGTGACGGCACCGACGCCAACCGTGTGGCCGCCATGGCCGCCACCGCCCTGGGCCTGGGCAAGCGCATCAACGACACCCTCGGCTCCGGCGACCTGACGGACATGAGCGTCAGCGGCCTGGGCGGCCAGGTGTACATCTACGCCGCCGGGCACAAAGGCGTGCTGGCGGTCGTCACGCCCAGCGGCATGAACCTGGGCCTGCTGCACATGGAAGCGCGCGACACCGCGCAGTCCATCGCCGAAATCCTCTGATTGTCCGTCCCGCTTTGCTTCCGCGAGGCCCCCACCTTCCAGGAGAACCCATGACCACCACCGATTCCCTGCGCCCCCACCTCGGGGACTTCAGTTCCGTCATCTGCTTCAAAGCCGTGATCGTCGGCGTCGAGGACACCCTCGGCGAGGACGGCGCCGCCGTCGTGTTCACCCGCGCCGGCAAGGTCCGCGGCCACAACCTGGTCGCCGAACTCGGCCTGACCGGCTCGAACGTGCCCATCGAGGAACTGGCCGGATTCCTCAACGCGGCCATCGGACAGGACGGCACCCGCCTGGCGGCCGTGACGCGCTCCTACACCCAGGGCGAGAACGTCATCATCGAAACGCAGGACACCGTGTGCTCCGCCGGGGAACCTGCGGGCAGCAGCCGGAAGTGCACGTTCACGCTCGGCGCCGTCTGGGGCGCCCTGGAGGCCATCACCGGCCGCACCTACCTCGGCGAGCAGACCGAGAGCGTTCTGCGGGGCGGCAGCAGCGACACCTTCGTCTTCAGCCCCCTCTGACCAACGGCGTCACCCTGTGTTGACGGCCAGGAAGCCGGCAGCACCGTCCGTCCCCCTCCAGGCAGCACCCGGAGGGGGACGGACCTGTAAGGGTCAGGCGCGCGTCTTCAGGGCCGCTCGTTATTCGCGGCACTGGACAGCGTAGGTGAAGGTGCCGTCGTACTCGTCACGGTCGGTATTCCGTTCGGCGTGGTACGCCATGCCGGTGAGCTGATCGTGCAACTGGAAGGACTCCAGACCGTCCGGTGACGGTCCCGTGGGCACGATCCGCACCCAGCTTCCCTCGTCGAGGGTGGCGCACTCTGATCTCGTGACGCGTCCGAGCTCAGCGCCATGTTCGTGGGCGATCTGAACGAGTTCATAGGTCATACGGGTTCCTCCGCTGGTGGGGCCGAATGAACGGAGCAGGCCTCGGGCCGGACTGGGGACGCGCAGGGGGCCAGGGCGGTCTGAACGCGCCGACGGCGGAACGGCGTTCGCCACCGGTCCCGCCGGGGGGCCACGCGCTCAGGGGGTGAAGGTCCACACCCAGCGTAGCAAGCGGCCCGGAGCGCCGCAGGAGCCCGGATTACCGTTGTCCCGCCCGGAACGGCGCCCCGTACAGGTGCCGGGGTCACGTCAGTTGCGCGAGGATCGACCCGGCCAGTCCCCGACGCGCGCCATTCACGCCCGTGCCGGCCCAGAGGCTCATCAATTCACTGCGCCCCGCGGCAGCGGCCGCCTGCCGCAGCGGGCGGGTCAGGGCGTGCTGCGCCGGGGTGGGCAGCGGGTGACGGATCTCGTGAAACGCCCGGTTCACCAGGCCCCGCGCCCAGCGTCCGGTGAACGCGCGCGTCAAACCGGTCTCGCCGCCGCCCTCCAGGGCCTGGCGGTAGGTGGGGTGCGTCCCGGCTTCGTCCGCCAGCAGGAAGGCCGTGCCCAGCGCCGCCAGACTCGCGCCCGCCGACAGGGCCGCCTGGACGTCCTGCCGGGTCATCAAGCCCCCGGCGGCGACCAGGGGCAGCTTGACGTGCGGGCGCACCCGGCGGACGAGGTCGGTGGTGCCCAGCCGCTCGTCGTCGAGCCAGCTGCCGCGGTGACCTCCGGCGCCGCCGCCCTGCAGGATCAGGGCGTCCACGCCACTGGCTTCAAGCGCCAGGGCTTCCCGGAGTCCGGTGGCCGTGCCCAGCGTCCGGATGCCGCGGGCGCGCAGGGCCTGCAGCTGCGCCGCCCCGAGCTGCCCGAACGTGAACGACAGGACCGCCGGCCGGGCGGCGAGCACCGCCTGGAACTGGGCGTCAAAGTCCTCGAGATACGGGGCCTGCAGATGAACGGGCTCGACGTTGAGCTCGGCCTGCCAGGCGTGCAGTTCCGCCCGCGCGGCGCGCTCCTCCTCGGGCGTGAAGGTGGGGGTGAGTGCGGGAACGAACAGGTTCATGGCGAAGGGGCGGTCCGTGCGCGCCCGCGTGTCCCCGGCGGCCGCGAGCAGCTGTTCAGGCGTGAAGTACGCGCTGCCGACGGTACCCAGACCACCGCTCCTGCTGACGGCGGCCGCCAGAGCCGGGGTGCCGGGACCGCCCCCCAGCGGGGCCAGGAGGACAGGAACAGGCAGGTTGAGACCGAGAAAGTCAGGCATGATCCTCCGGGACCCGCGTCCCGCGGACCGTGCCGGGCGGGCCAGGGCGGCCTCGATGATGGCGCTGGCGCGCCGGCCCGTTCAAGGGCGGGCCAGGCCGTGCGCCGCTGTGGCGGATTGAGGTCTGGGGGGCGCTTGTGGTCGCGCTGGGGCCGGTGCAGGGCCGACGGTGAAGGCCAGGTTTTCCGGCGCCTGTCCTGGCACGGCTTTTTCCTTTTCACCTGAGCGACCGCTGCGCAGCCGCGCGACGTTTGGCCTGATGTGGCTTCGCCCTGATACTGGGGTTCACAGCAACTTCGACCACAGTTCACCGGCGCCTGGAATGGCCTCGGCGGGCTGGCCTGAGCACCACGAACCAAGGAGTCCGGTATGACGCACCCCCACACGACGGTCCGCCTGCCCCACGCTCTCCTCGGCCTCCTCACCATGTCCGTCCTGGCGGGCTGCGGTGCACCCGGGGCCACGCCCGCGAGCCCTGACCTGCAGCTCGAGGCCGGCCAGGCGGGCCTGCGCACGCCGGTGACTCCACAGAAGGTGAGTGCCCCCTTGACAGGTGGGTGGGTGATTCAGGACCCAGCTGCCAGTGACGGCAGCGCCGTCGCCCTGCTCGGCACCGCCGACGTGGTGAGCTTCGAGCTGCCCCGCAACCTCAAGGCCGGAGAGTACACCGTGTCGGTGGTCGGGCGCGGCGAACTCTACCTGGGTGCCCCCGTCGTGTCCCTGAGCAGTGAGGGAGGCCCGCTGGGCACCGTGACCCTGGACAACACGGCCTACGACAAGCGCACGTTCGGCCGGGCCACCTTGCGGCCGGGCGCCACGCTGACCCTCACGTTCCTGAACGACGAGTACGGCGGGCCGGGCATGGACCGGAACGTGGTCATCGACTACCTGCTGATCAACCAGAGCAAGAGCGGCTTCTGACACGCGTACAGGGCAGGGGGCGCAGGCGAAGCGGGTTCAGCTCAGGCTGACCTGGCTCCGCAGCGCTTCGCCCTGGTTCCCCTCGCCGGCGCACCTGACCCGGAACGGAGGGGTCGCTGTGTCAGGGCGGCCCCTCCGACGTGTGTCGTGCCTCCCCCGTTACCGGTCCAACCAGTACGCGGCGGCCGCGGCAATCCCGAAGTCCTGCTCGATCTTGCCTTCCCACAGGGTCGCGGCCTTGTCCGGCCCGCCACCGATCGCTGCTTTTGCCTCCACCCGCATGCCGGCGTCCGCAATGCCGTCCTTGTCGAATTTCAGGTACAGGCCTTCCTTGACGCTCAGGCCGGACTTGTTGTACTCGGCGAGCGGCGTGTTCTTCGGCTGCTTGAGTTCCGCCTTGACCCCGGCGAACACCGTGGCAGTGCCGTCCCAGCGCAGGTTGAGCTGCGCGAACGGGCCGACGTTGAACGCGGTCTTGAAACTGGGTGCGAGTTCGATGTCCAGGCCCTTGCAGCTCACCCCGAAACTCAGGCCGAACTGGTGGGCCACCGGTCCGCCGTTGATGTTCGGGACCGCCACGCTGCCTGCTTTCGATTTCAGCTTGCCGCCGGTGGGCAGCCCACCACAGGGGTCGGCCGACAGGTCCGGCAGTGAGGCGAGGTCCAGCGAGCCCTGGGGCACCTGGCCGTCACACACCTCGTCGGGGACCTCGGACATGATCCACGCGGCGTCCACGACCGGGCCGTAGAACAGCGCCTTGGCGCGCGCCTCGGTGCCGAGCCGGAGGGCGAGGCGTTCGGTGGGGTCGGCGACGTTGGCGGCCAGGGCCGTCTCGTGTTTGGTCCGGAGGGATACCCAGCGCGCCATGGCCTGCTCCTGACCACGCACGAAGGGCCGGAGTCCTTCCATGTACGCTCGGGCGGCCTCGTCATACACGCCTGCGCGCTGCTCACATCTGCCCTCGGCCCGGTCGGCGATGTCGTTGCGGATCTTCGCGAACCGCGGCACGGCCTCCAGAAACGCGTAGTGCGCGTCCCACGCGGCTTTGTACGCGCCCCACAGCTCCGGCTCGAAGTGCGCATGAATGCTGGCGTCACGGACCAGCCGCATCCAGCGCTGCTCACCGGCGTCGAACCGGCTCCAGTTCGACAGTTGCGTCGCCCGGTCGTTCAGCGCGTCGGACTCCTGACTTCCCCGGCGTTGAAGCGCCTCGTACTGGTCGTGCAGTGCGATGGCTTCCATGCGTGTCCGGGGCAGTTTGAGCTGGGGCAGTTCGTAGGAGACGCCGCGGGTCAGGTCGAACAGGTCCTTCGCGGGGCGGCGACGGGCCGTGTCCTCCACAGGTTTGACTCCGGCCCCGTGCCGGCCGGGGACCGTTTCCTCCAGCGCGTAATCCCGACTGGCCTGCGGGTCGGGCGTCCGGCGCAGGCCCAGGCGAAGTTCCCCGGTCGCGGCGTCCACCTGTCCCAGGCACAGCAGGGCCTGGGACAGGTTCGTGTGCGCCTCCGCCAGGTCCGGGGCGAGCCGGAGGGCGGCGCGCAGGGGCACTTCCGCTTCCTTCCAGCGGCCCAGGCCGAGCAGGGCGTGCCCACGGTTCGAAAGCGCGATCGCCTGCCCGGGCACGCCGGCGGGAGCGGGCAGGGCGCCGCCCAGGCGCGCGGCCTCGTCAAGGAACGCGACCGCTTCATGGGGAAAGCCGGTCATCGAGAGCAGCCCGGCAGCGTTCACGAGGTTCCAGGCGTTCCTGGGTTGCGCGCGGTGCGACGCGAGCAGCATGGCCAGGGCGAGTTTGGGGTTCCGGCCCGCGAGCGAGGCGATCACGTCGTCACTGCCGGCCAGCGCCTTGGCCCTGCTGGCCTCCGCGCCCAGGACCTTCTCGACGTTCGCCAGGGCCTTCTGGAAGCTCAGGGCGCCGGGGGCGCTCCCGACAGGCAGGGGAGGGCTGCCCTTCTTCTTCTGCTCCTTGAGGCTCTCGATGCTCTGTTTGACGCCCGCGTACCCTTGATCGCCGGGTTTCATCGTGGCGAGCAGGGTCTCCAGGGACCTGATCATCTCGTCGATGTCGCGGCCCCCGCCGAGGGCCAGGCCGGGCGTGCCCGGGTCACGCACCCGGGGGGTGCACGCCGCGCTCCGCCGCTCGGCCACCTGCTTGCGGTGGTCGCCGATGGCGGGCAGGGTGGTCTGGTCACTCCAGGCGTGCCAGGTGCCGCCCGCCAGGGCCGAGGAGGCGAACAGGCTCAGTGAGACCGCGATGGCAGGGAATCTGGTCATGCCTTCACCCTGCCCGGGAGGGCATGGCAGGAGGATGATGCGCCGCCCGAAAAGGGAGAACAGGAGAAAGCCGCCCGTGGGCGGCTTGATGGTGAACAGGATACCGCCGTATGCAGGGCGCGCCCAGGAGATGCATCACAGTCGGGACCTGCCACGGCTCTTGCTGTCGTGGAGGGCCTCTCCCCTGCCTCCACGCTCGGAAGAACAGTCGTCCCATCTACAGCCAAGTCACCCGCTGCCGCCTCCAACCCAGCGACGGCAGCAGAGCGTCCCTCCCGCCCAGGGAGTCCAGGGCTGACCGGTCCGCAGCCCTGGCCGCCGGGTGTCAGGCTTGGGCGGTGGGTGAACCCAGGCGTACCCTGAGGCCCCGCAGTTCGTAGCCCTTGACGATCTCGTTGTACCCGACACTGGGGTGACGCACCAGGGTGAGGTCGTTCCACAGCAGCAGGCGGCGCAGGAACATGTCCGATTCCTTGATGGCCAGGAACGCGCCGGGGCAGCGGTGAGGACCGTCCCCGAAAGCCAGGCCCTGCGGAGGCACGCCGCGGGGCAGCGTCCGGTGGGGGCAGAGGCTGCCGGCGTCGGCGCCCATGACGTCAGGATCGGCGTTGGCGGCCTGCACGTTGATGGCGAAGGTCGTGCCGGCCGCGAGGGGCTGCCCGTTCACCACGGTGTCCTGCTCCGCGCGGCGGTAGAGCATCGCCACGACCGGGTCGAGGCGCAGCAGTTCGTGCAGGATGGCGTGGCGCGCGGGTTCCGTACTGTGCACGTACTCGGCACGCAGGTCGGGGCGCTGGAGCATCTGGTAGGCGGCCAGGGTAATGAACTCGCGGGTGGTGATCATCCCGGCGGTGGCGTAGGTGATGCACTCGGTCAGGATGTCCTGGTCGCTGTAGTCCCGGTCCAGCAGGTAGCTGATCAGGTCGTCCTGCCGTTCCCGGCGGCGCGCTTCGATCGCTGGTTTGACGTCCAGCATGAAAAAAAGGCTCACGGCGCCGCCCATCAGGGTGTCACGCAGCGGGGAGAGCCGGTTGTGCGCGTCCGGGGCGCTGTCCAGTCCGCCGGAAACGAACGCCTCGATGCGCCGCTCCAGGCCCGGCAGGCGGCTGCTGGTCAGGCCGACCACGTTGGACGCGACCTGCACGGCCAGCCGCAGGCTGAGGTCGTCGACGTTCATCTCTCCCTTGCGCAGGAGTTCGGCGATCAGGTCGTCGGCGAGCCGGGCGATCATCGGTCCGTAGCCGTTCACGGCGGCCGGCGTGAAGTACCGGGCGGTGGCGCGGCGCATCTCGACGTGTTCCTCGCCCTGCATGTACAGCACCGGTGGGTGGGCGGCGCCCTGGACGTTGCCGGCCACCTTTGCCAGGAAGCCCGCCTGCGCCAGGGCCGGGTCTTTCAGGAGGGCGCGGCCGTCCTCGTACCGCTGGGCCTGCATGAGCGCGCCGCGCGGTGTCAGGGACCAGCTGTCGGTGAGCCGTTCCGGGCGGAGGGTCAGGGAGTCGGTGGCGCCGCTCATGGGGCAGCCGGGGGCACGGGGTTCGGTCATGGGGGTCCTCCTTGAGGGGGGTCTGGCCGGGAGACCCAAGGTTCCTGGACCTCAGCAGGCGCACATGCGCCCTGGTCTCTGACATCTCCGGAGACTGTCTGCGTCTCATGTTATTGCGGCGTGCAATTACCCTTTGTGGCCGAACCGACGGAAGGGCCCCGTTGCCTGACCGAACAGTGACCGGGCGGTGACCGTCAAGGGCATGTGGTGGGGCACTCTGGAAAGCCCCGGGGGTTCGTCCACCGCCGCCATGGATTTTCAATCCGTCTCCAGGCAGCCGGACCGACGTCATGCGCGGCCGTGACAGCTGCCCGGCGCCGGCTCCTCGACGACTGCTGAGCCCATGCCCCGACCTGAGGACACACGGGCGTCGACGCGGCTGCCTGGGACTTCCCGCCCTCTCCCCTGCCGTTCCTGAAGGGAGCCCCGGGCAATCTCAGCCATGGCTTTCGTCAGCGTCGGGCAGAATGGCCCATGGACGCCAGCCGCCCTCCGTCTTCCGGTCCCACCCGCTCGCGGCTGGCCGTGCTCGACCATCAGGGACACGTCATCGCCGCGAACGAGGCCTGGCTGCTGGCCGCGGACGACCCGAGTCCGGC
This is a stretch of genomic DNA from Deinococcus ficus. It encodes these proteins:
- a CDS encoding GTP-binding protein — encoded protein: MHSAPLKLVISGPVGAGKTTLVQTLSQTPVIATEAEASEDIGKSNTTVAFDFGTLHLGGHDVHLYGTPGQDRFSFMWEVLCEGALGLILLVAGDRPQDFLHARNILEFITSRLPVPFLVGVTRQDQPRAWAPADVALYFDLPAVQVAGLNATNADEARDLLAQLLELSLHASAPLPERTLP
- a CDS encoding roadblock/LC7 domain-containing protein, whose product is MTATLSKQDRLNATLTTLRAALPELRGVLVATVDGLPIAKSMGDGTDANRVAAMAATALGLGKRINDTLGSGDLTDMSVSGLGGQVYIYAAGHKGVLAVVTPSGMNLGLLHMEARDTAQSIAEIL
- a CDS encoding NAD(P)H-dependent flavin oxidoreductase gives rise to the protein MPDFLGLNLPVPVLLAPLGGGPGTPALAAAVSRSGGLGTVGSAYFTPEQLLAAAGDTRARTDRPFAMNLFVPALTPTFTPEEERAARAELHAWQAELNVEPVHLQAPYLEDFDAQFQAVLAARPAVLSFTFGQLGAAQLQALRARGIRTLGTATGLREALALEASGVDALILQGGGAGGHRGSWLDDERLGTTDLVRRVRPHVKLPLVAAGGLMTRQDVQAALSAGASLAALGTAFLLADEAGTHPTYRQALEGGGETGLTRAFTGRWARGLVNRAFHEIRHPLPTPAQHALTRPLRQAAAAAGRSELMSLWAGTGVNGARRGLAGSILAQLT
- a CDS encoding carbohydrate-binding domain-containing protein; protein product: MTHPHTTVRLPHALLGLLTMSVLAGCGAPGATPASPDLQLEAGQAGLRTPVTPQKVSAPLTGGWVIQDPAASDGSAVALLGTADVVSFELPRNLKAGEYTVSVVGRGELYLGAPVVSLSSEGGPLGTVTLDNTAYDKRTFGRATLRPGATLTLTFLNDEYGGPGMDRNVVIDYLLINQSKSGF
- a CDS encoding tetratricopeptide repeat protein, with product MTRFPAIAVSLSLFASSALAGGTWHAWSDQTTLPAIGDHRKQVAERRSAACTPRVRDPGTPGLALGGGRDIDEMIRSLETLLATMKPGDQGYAGVKQSIESLKEQKKKGSPPLPVGSAPGALSFQKALANVEKVLGAEASRAKALAGSDDVIASLAGRNPKLALAMLLASHRAQPRNAWNLVNAAGLLSMTGFPHEAVAFLDEAARLGGALPAPAGVPGQAIALSNRGHALLGLGRWKEAEVPLRAALRLAPDLAEAHTNLSQALLCLGQVDAATGELRLGLRRTPDPQASRDYALEETVPGRHGAGVKPVEDTARRRPAKDLFDLTRGVSYELPQLKLPRTRMEAIALHDQYEALQRRGSQESDALNDRATQLSNWSRFDAGEQRWMRLVRDASIHAHFEPELWGAYKAAWDAHYAFLEAVPRFAKIRNDIADRAEGRCEQRAGVYDEAARAYMEGLRPFVRGQEQAMARWVSLRTKHETALAANVADPTERLALRLGTEARAKALFYGPVVDAAWIMSEVPDEVCDGQVPQGSLDLASLPDLSADPCGGLPTGGKLKSKAGSVAVPNINGGPVAHQFGLSFGVSCKGLDIELAPSFKTAFNVGPFAQLNLRWDGTATVFAGVKAELKQPKNTPLAEYNKSGLSVKEGLYLKFDKDGIADAGMRVEAKAAIGGGPDKAATLWEGKIEQDFGIAAAAAYWLDR
- a CDS encoding cytochrome P450, whose amino-acid sequence is MTEPRAPGCPMSGATDSLTLRPERLTDSWSLTPRGALMQAQRYEDGRALLKDPALAQAGFLAKVAGNVQGAAHPPVLYMQGEEHVEMRRATARYFTPAAVNGYGPMIARLADDLIAELLRKGEMNVDDLSLRLAVQVASNVVGLTSSRLPGLERRIEAFVSGGLDSAPDAHNRLSPLRDTLMGGAVSLFFMLDVKPAIEARRRERQDDLISYLLDRDYSDQDILTECITYATAGMITTREFITLAAYQMLQRPDLRAEYVHSTEPARHAILHELLRLDPVVAMLYRRAEQDTVVNGQPLAAGTTFAINVQAANADPDVMGADAGSLCPHRTLPRGVPPQGLAFGDGPHRCPGAFLAIKESDMFLRRLLLWNDLTLVRHPSVGYNEIVKGYELRGLRVRLGSPTAQA